The sequence below is a genomic window from Ciceribacter thiooxidans.
GTTTTTCTATACCCATGCGCCGCAGGGGAACCGAATTCCTTGTCTTATTCACCTTGAGATTTGAAAAGTCGCTTCTTAATCTTCTGACAAAGAGAAGGCTCATCCCATGGCATTTCATCCCTCCGTCCTCGAGGCGATCGGCAATACGCCGCTCATTCGGCTGAAGAACGCCTCGGAGGCGACCGGCTGCACCATTCTCGGCAAGGCGGAGTTCCTGAACCCCGGCCAGTCGGTCAAGGATCGCGCCGCGCTCTACATCATCCGCGATGCCGAGCGGAAAGGCCTGCTGGCGCCCGGCGGCGTCATCGTCGAAGGCACGGCCGGCAATACCGGCATCGGGCTCACACTGGTCGCCAAGGCGCTCGGCTACCGGACCGTCATCGTCATCCCGAAACCCAGAGCCAGGAAAAGAAGGACGCACTGCGTCTGCTCGGTGCCGAGCTCGTCGAGATCCCGGCCGTTCCCTACAAGAACCCGAACAACTACGTGCGGCTCTCCGGCCGCCTTGCCGAACAGCTGGCGAGGACGGAGCCGAACGGCGCGATCTGGGCGAACCAGTTCGACAACACGGTGAACCGCGACGCCCATGTCGCGACCACCGCGAGGGAAATCTTCGCGCAGACGGACGGCAAGGTGGACGGTTTCATCTGCGCCGTCGGCTCGGGCGGCACATTGGCCGGCACCGCGGCCGGGCTGCGGGAACTGAAGCGCGACGTCAAAATCGGCATCGCCGATCCCGAGGGCGCCGCCCTCTACGAATACTATCGGAACGGCGAACTGAAGTCCTCCGGCTCCTCGATCACCGAAGGTATCGGCCAGGGCCGCATCACCGCCAATCTCGAAGGCTTCACCCCCGATTTCGCCTATCAGATCCCCGATTCGGAAGCGCTGCCGATCATCTTCGACCTCGTCGAACAGGAGGGGCTATGCCTCGGCGGCTCGTCGGGCATCAACATCGCCGGCGCCATCCGCCTTGCCCGTGAGCTCGGTCCGGGGCATACCATCGTGACCATGCTCTGCGACTACGGCAACCGCTACCAGTCCAAGCTCTTCAACCCCGCCTTCCTCGCGTCGAAGGCCCTGCCGGTCCCCGGCTGGCTCGAGATGCAAGCTACGTTTGAGCTGCCCTTCGAGGCCGCGTAAGGGAGAAATCATGCCGACCACCGCTCTTTATCGCGACGACTTCTATCTTTCGACCTGCGAGGCGGTGGTGACGGCGGTCAACGGGGACGGCAGCATCGAAACCGACCGGACCTGCTTCTACGCGACCTCGGGCGGCCAGCCGGGCGACACGGGTTTCCTGGAGCGCAGCGACGGTTCGAGGATTGCACTCGACGTGACCCGGCACGGCGCATCGAAGGACATCATCCTTCACATACCGTCGGAAGGGCAGGATCTTCCAGCGGTCGGGGAAACGATCGTCATGCATGTCGACTGGCCGCGCCGGTACAAGCTGATGCGCATGCACACCGCCTGTCACCTGCTCTCCGTCGTCTGCCCCTTCCCGATCACCGGCGCCGCCGTCGGCGAGGACGAATCGCGGGTGGACTTCGACATGACCGAGACGATCGACCGCGACACGGTGACCGGCGAACTGATGCGGCTCGTCGCCGAGAACCATCCGATCTACCTGCAATGGATCACCGATGAGGAACTCGCCGCCAATCCGGGCATCGTCAAATCGAAGAACGTGCGGCCCCCCGTCGGAATGGGCCGGGTGAGCCTCGTCTGCATCGGCGAAGACTCCGCCGTTGACAGCCAGCCCTGCGGCGGCACACATGTTTCCGAGACCCAGGAGGTCGGGGCGATTCATATCGCCAAGATTGAAAAGAAGGGCAAGGAGAACCGCCGGTTCCGCATCCGTTTCGGAACGCCGGACGCCCTTGCCTGACGGCAACGGGAGAAAACCATGCCTGCGGAGAAAAGCCGCTTCGTCGTATCCGCCGATTGGGTGGAAAAACAGCTCGGCGCGCCCGAATTCAAGATCGTCGACGCGTCCTGGTACCTGCCCGCCCAGGGTCGTAACGGTGCGGCCGAATACGCGGCCGGGCACATTCCCGGCGCGGTCTTCTTCGACCAGGACGTCATCGCCGACCAGACGACGGGGCTGCCGCATTCGCTTCCCTCTCCGGAACTCTTTGCCGAGGAGGTCGGCAAGCTCGGCATTTCGGCGACCGACACGATCGTCGTCTATGACGGCCCCGGCATCTTCTCCGCACCGCGCGTCTGGTGGATGTTCCGCGTCATGGGTGCCCGCAACGTCTACGTGCTCGACGGCGGCCTCGATGGCTGGAAGGCGGAAGGCCGGCCGCTCGAGACGGACCTGCCCGAACCGGCACCGGCCAATTTCGCCACCAGTTTCCAGCGCGATCGCCTGACCTCGTTCGAGGAAATGCAGGAGATCGCCGACAACGGCTCGCGTCAGATCGCCGATGCGCGACCGGCGGGACGGTTCACCGGCGACGAACCGGAGCCGCGCGAGGGTATGCGTTCGGGGCACATGCCCGGCGCCCGAAGTGTGCCGGCGCTTTCGCTCTCCGAGGGCGGACACCTGAAGGACCTCGCCAAGCTTCGCTCGATCTTCACCGACGCCGGGATCGACCTCACGAAGCCGGTCGTAACAAGCTGCGGCTCCGGCGTGACGGCGGCAGTGATAACGCTCGCGCTCGAATCGCTCGGCCATCGCGAAAACACGCTCTATGACGGTTCCTGGTCGGAATGGGGCGGACGTTCCGAAACGCCGGTCACCACCGGCCCCGCCGGACCAGTCGCATCGAGGGCACACGGCCCGCTTCGCGCCCATGTTACGCGGCTCGAAATGACCGCGCCGCCGAAGACGAGCCTGCCCGTGCCGGTCAACATCCAGACGGCGATCATGCGGGCGGTCGAAATTCCCCTGCCCTTCTACCGCTTCCTGCAGCGCCAGGTCGGCGGGCGCTGGCATTGGCATGCGCGGTTGCGGATGAACGACGCCGAGTTGCGCGCGATCGTCCACGACCCGAAGGTCAGCATCAACGTTCTCTACGTCAACGGAGCGCCTGCCGGCTTCTTCGAACTGGCGCAGAAGAACGACGACGTCGTGGAGCTGTCCTATTTCGGCCTGATGGAGCACGTGCTCGGCATGGGTCTCGGCA
It includes:
- a CDS encoding alanyl-tRNA editing protein, translating into MPTTALYRDDFYLSTCEAVVTAVNGDGSIETDRTCFYATSGGQPGDTGFLERSDGSRIALDVTRHGASKDIILHIPSEGQDLPAVGETIVMHVDWPRRYKLMRMHTACHLLSVVCPFPITGAAVGEDESRVDFDMTETIDRDTVTGELMRLVAENHPIYLQWITDEELAANPGIVKSKNVRPPVGMGRVSLVCIGEDSAVDSQPCGGTHVSETQEVGAIHIAKIEKKGKENRRFRIRFGTPDALA
- the sseA gene encoding 3-mercaptopyruvate sulfurtransferase, which gives rise to MPAEKSRFVVSADWVEKQLGAPEFKIVDASWYLPAQGRNGAAEYAAGHIPGAVFFDQDVIADQTTGLPHSLPSPELFAEEVGKLGISATDTIVVYDGPGIFSAPRVWWMFRVMGARNVYVLDGGLDGWKAEGRPLETDLPEPAPANFATSFQRDRLTSFEEMQEIADNGSRQIADARPAGRFTGDEPEPREGMRSGHMPGARSVPALSLSEGGHLKDLAKLRSIFTDAGIDLTKPVVTSCGSGVTAAVITLALESLGHRENTLYDGSWSEWGGRSETPVTTGPAGPVASRAHGPLRAHVTRLEMTAPPKTSLPVPVNIQTAIMRAVEIPLPFYRFLQRQVGGRWHWHARLRMNDAELRAIVHDPKVSINVLYVNGAPAGFFELAQKNDDVVELSYFGLMEHVLGMGLGKWFLLQALYLAWQNDPKKVTVTTNTLDHPRALQLYQRFGFSPVETFDALVEPLTEEELLQMIRRDAASP